The nucleotide window AGGCCAAGGGGCTGGTCCAGATGTCCGACACCGGCGAACTGGAAGCCATGGTGGACAAGGTCATCGCCGAGAATCCGGACGAGGTCGAAGCCTTCATGGGCGGCAAGAAAAAGCTCATGGGTTTCTTCATGGGCCAGGTCATGCGGCTGTCCAAGGGGCAGGCCAATCCCGGTGTCGTGACCAAGTTGATCAACGAGAAGCTTTCGTAATGAAGACCGGGGGGAAACTCTTGAAAGAGTTATCCCCCGGCCCCCCTTTCAGAACTTTTTGTCGCCACGCCGCCAGGGAGTTCAAAGGGGAAGCGGGATAACCGAGGCGGCGTGGGGTGCGTACTCCGCACCGCCTTTAATTTTGACATTTGACAATGGTTTGGTGCTACCTCCACACGGCGCATACGGTGTGTAGCGATTCCCTTTGACCAGCCAGCGCCGAGACAAGAAGTTTTGGAGGGTCCAGGGAACCTTTTTCAAAAGGTTCCCTGGCCGCCGGAGGCAAAAATGACCGAGCATATTCAGTATTCACCGGAAAAGGACGCCCTTATTCTTTTGGACCAGCGGTATCTGCCCAACCGCGAGGACTGGTTCGAGTGCAGGACCACGGACGACATCTGCTTCGCGCTGGTGGTCATGGTCGTGCGCGGCGCGCCCGCCATCGGGGTGACCGCAGCCTACGGCTGCTACCTGGCCGGTCGCGAAGTGCAGTCCATGGACGGGGACTGGAAGGCCAATCTCCAGGCCAAGCTGGACCAGATCCATGATGCGCGGCCAACAGCCGTGAATCTGCGCTGGGCCGTGCGCGAGATGCGTCGGGTCTGGGACGAGGCGGGCGACGTCTCCCTGGAGGAACTGCTCGGAATCTGGCTTGAAAGGGCCAAGGAAATCCATCGGGACGACATCGAGATGTGCGAGCTGATCGGCAAGTTCGGCGGCGAGCTGATGGACGACGGCGACACCATCATGACCCACTGCAACGCAGGCGCCCTGGCCACCGCCGGGTACGGCACGGCATTGGGCGTGGTGCGCGGGGCCATCGACCAGGGCAAGAAGGTGTCGGTCATCGCCAACGAGACCCGCCCGTTCCTGCAGGGCGCACGCCTGACCGCCTACGAGCTGCACAAGGACGGCATCCCGGTCAAGGTGGCCTGCGACAACGCCTGCGCCCTGCTCATGAAGCGCGGCCTGGTGGACAAGGTGGTGGTGGGAGCGGACCGTATCACCGCCAACGGCGACGCCGTGAACAAGATCGGGACCTTTGGCGTGGCCATCATCGCCAAGCGGTTCAATATTCCGTTCTACGTGGCCGCCCCCCAGTACACCATCGACATCGAGACGCCCACCGGTGACGACGTGCCCATCGAGGACCGCGATCCCAGGGAAGTGACCCACATCGGCGACCACCGCATCCCGCCCGAAGGCGTCGAGGTCTACAATCTGGCTTTCGACCCGACCCCCAACGAGCTGATCGCGGGCATCATCACTGAAAAGGGAGTGCTCTATCCGCCCTACACCGAGTCCATCAGGAAGCTGTTCGAGGATTCCTGATCGGGTTCGGCCGATCCGGTTATTCAAGGCAGGCTTTACACCCTGCCTTTTTTCTAACCGGGTTGCAGTTGTCATTGAATCCGGTTAAATATTTATGAATATTGAATCTGTTTTCGGTCACCGGACTTGGTTGTCCTGCCGGTTTACTTGATCCGTAAGGGGATGAAATGGAATTCAAGAGCATCAATACGGCTGTCACGCTATTGATCGCGGTGATTATCGCCGCGACGGTGGTCAGCGGCGTCTGGTGGGTGGGCGGCAATACTGCCCAGACGGTAATAGAAGGTGAGAAGCAGGCCATGAACAATATGGTCGAGCAGTCCATGACCGCCCTTGACGACTACATACTGCAGACCGGCGCAATGGCCAGGATGATCGCCTCCCAGCAGGTGGTCATCGACGCCCTGGGGGGCCACGACGCCTTGGGCGCGGATTGGATGTTCCAGGATCTGCTCGACACGACGGAGGGATATTGGGCAGCGTTCTGTTTCGACACCAACGGCAACGTCGTGGCCGGGTACAACGCCAAGGGCGACCGTATGGCCGGGGCGGACCGGAGCAGCCGTGAATACGTCAAGGCGATACTCTCGGGCAAGACGGAAAACTACCTCTCCGACAATATCCTGGTGTCCAAGAGCGGTGGGGGCATCCTCATCTTCGCCGCCGCCGCCGTGGTGCATGACCACAACGGCGACATCATCGGCGGGGTGGGCATCTTCCCCAAATGGGAGCATTTCACCTCCCGGTTCATCGATCCCTTCAGGGTGGCCGAAAACGGCTACGGGTTCATGCTCGACGGCAAGGGACGCATCATCGCCCATGCCGTGAACAAGGAATTGTATCTGAAGGATTTGTCCGAGTACGATTTCGTTCAGACCGCCTTGAAGAACGAGAACGGGGGGACCTGGTACGACTGGCAGGGACGGAAGAAATACATGGTGTTCGAGACCATGCCCGCTACCGGCTGGGTCATGGTCATGAGTGCTTACGAGGACGACATGGAGGCCGCAGCCCTGACCCAGAGGAACACCCTGATGGTGGGCGGCGCAGCGGTCGCGCTGTTGCTGATCGGGGTCATGGTGTTCAGTATCCGCAAGCTCGTGACCACTCCGGTCAAGAACATCCTGGGGTACGCCTCCGAGGTGGCCCGGGGCGATCTGCAGGCCACGCTCGAAGGCAAGTACAGGTATGAGTTCAGGGGATTGGCCCGGCAGATCGAAGCCATGGTCCGGGAACTCAAGAACAAGCTCGGATTTTCCGAAGGCGTTCTCAATGGGCTGGCCCTGCCGTGCAGCCTGATCGGGCCTGACCACAAGCTGTTGTGGACGAACCAGTACATGCTGGATCTCATCGAGCATGAGGGAGCGCCCGAGGACTACGTGGGCTACGGCTCCGGCCAGTTCTATTACAATGATCCGGACAGGGAGACTTTGTCCGACAGGGCCATCCGGGATCGGCAGCAGCTTGAGACCGAAGTGGAATACACCACGCCGAACGGGCATGTGAAAAACGTGCAGGTCGTGGCCACGCCGTTCTACGACATGGACGACAACCTGCTCGGGTCCCTGGCCGTCTGGATAGATGTGACCGAAATCCGTAACCAGCAGAAGCAGATCGAGGAACAGAACGAGCGCATCTCCAGCGCCGCCACCGAGGCCGAGGAGGTCTCTCAGAGGCTGTCGAGCGCCGCCGAGGAGCTGTCCGCCCAGATCGAGCAGGCCAAGACCGGTTCCGACACCCAGCGGCACAGGGCGCAGGAGACTTCCACCGCAATGGAGCAGATGAATTCCACTGTCCTCGAGGTTGCCCGCAATGCCGGTTCCGCTGCCGAGGAGGCCGACACCGCCAAGCGCAACGCCCAGGACGGCGAGGAAATCGTCAGCCAGGTCATCGGTGCGGTCGGCGACGTGCAGGTGCAGGCGGACAACCTCAAGGTTTCCATGGAGGAGCTGGGGCGGCAGGCTGCGGATATCGGCAAGATTCTCGAAGTGATTTCCGACATCGCGGACCAGACCAATCTTCTTGCCCTCAATGCCGCCATTGAAGCGGCCCGCGCGGGTGAGGCGGGACGCGGTTTTGCCGTGGTGGCCGACGAAGTCCGCAAGCTGGCGGAAAAGACCATGACCGCCACCAGCGAGGTAGGCGGGGCCATCACCAAGATTCAGAATATGACCCAGGAAAACGTGGTCGCCACCGAGAATGCGGTTTCCTCGGTTTCCCGCAGCACGGAGCTGGCGAACCAGTCGGGGCAGGCACTGGCGGAAATCGTTGGCCGGATCGAAGCCGCTGCGGATCAGGTCCGGGCCATCGCAACGGCCGCCGAGGAGCAATCCGCCACCAGCGAGGAGATCAACCGGGCCACGGACGAGATCAACCAGATCGCCCTGGAGGCTTCCCAGGTCATGGACCAGGCCACCAGCGCCATCCAGGAGGTGGCCGCCATGGCGTCCAGGCTGAACGCCATCATCGAGTCCATGGGAGGCAGTTAGGCCGGTTTCCCGAAAGCCGTCGGGAACAATGGACTCGACATTCGATTAAAGATAGGCTAATCCCGCGCTTCCTTGAACGGAAGTGCGGGATTTTTCAAGAGTCCCGCAACACAACACCACCCTGGAGCCAACCATGTTGCCAATCGTTGCCCTTGTGGGTCGCCCCAATGTGGGCAAGTCCACGCTTTTCAACCGATTTTTGAGAAAGTCGCGTGCCATTACCCATGATATGCCGGGGGTGACGCGAGACCGCATCTACGGTGAATGCGTCATGGGCGACGTGCGCTTCGACCTCGTCGATACAGGCGGCATGGTCCTGGAATCCGAAGCCACCCCTGAACTGTCCAAAGATTTCGAGGATGAAATCTTCGAGCAGGCCCGGGAGGCCATCGAAGAGGCCGACGGCATCATTTTCGTCGTGGACGGGAAAGAGGGGCTGACTCCGCTCGACCGGCAGGCCGCCGAGTACGTGCGCAAATCCGGCAAGCCGGTGTTCATGCTGATCAACAAGGTGGACGGAAGTGAGTTCGCCCCCCAGATGACGGCGGAATTTCACGAGATGGGCATCGAGCAAATGCCCGTTTCCGCAGCCCACGGCTACAACCTCCACGAAGTGCGCGACTATGTCCGGCGGTTCGTACTGGACCTGGGCATCCCCGAGGAGACCGAGGAGGATCGTGTCGAGGCAGGGCTCAAGCTGACCATGCTCGGCCGTCCCAACGCGGGCAAGTCGTCCATCATCAATGCCGTCATCGGCAGGGACCGGCTCATCGTGTCCGACGTGGCCGGGACCACCCGCGATTCCATCGACGTCACCTTCGAGAAGAAGGGCAAGCGCTACACCTTCGTGGACACCGCAGGGGTGCGCAAGCGGGCCAATATCCAGGACCACCTGGAAAAGATCAGCGTCATCCGGGCGTTGAAGAATTCCAAGCGAAGCGACGTGACCGTCCTGACCATCGACATCACGTTGGGGGTGGGGCGTCAGGACAAGCGGCTCATCGAATTCCTGGCCAAGGAGAAGACCCCGTTCATCGTGGTGGTCAACAAGTGCGACCTGATTCCCAAGAGCGAGACCAACAAGGCGCTTGAGGCGTTCCGGCGCGAACTGCGGGTCATCCCTCATGTGCCCGTTGTCATGACCAGCGCACAGAAGGGCGTGGGCATCGGAAAGCTTCTTCCCCTGGCCGAAACCCTGCGCCGGGAGTGCGAAATCCGCATCGGCACTGGCGCGCTCAACCGGGCGCTGGCGGCCGTGCTGGAAAAGCTCCAGCCCCCGGTGGTCAAGCGCAGGCGGCCCAAGTTCTATTACGTGACGCAGGCGGACGAGCCGATTCCGACTTTCGTATTCTTCTGCAACGACCACACCCTGGTCAAGCAGTCCTATGTCCGTTACCTGGAAAATCAGTTCCGCAAGTTGCTCGGCATCTCCGCAGCCCCGGTGAATATCGTGTTCCGGTCCAGCCACGACAACAAGGAATGGGAAAAGGCCCGCGGCATTTCCTCCATCGGCAAGCGCGGCCCCGGACGGGAGCGCATCGGTGGCGCGAAGACCCGGCGGCACGAGACCAAATACAAGGCCCTCAAGCGCCGTCGCCGCAAGGAAGCCGAAAGTGAAGCCGGAAAAGGCAAGGCGAAAAAGGGTAATAAGGGCGATCGTCATTGACAATGACGGGCTGAATTGTGTAGACGTTTTTTCCGCCTCGCATCGGCATCGTCCGGTGCCCGGCGATCCCAGGAGAAGTGGCCGAGTTGGCTGAAGGCGCACGCCTGCTAAGCGTGTAACGGGTGTTAAGCTCGTTCGAGAGTTCAAATCTCTCCTTCTCCGCCAAAATCACGGGCTTACGGGTAACACCGTAAGCCCATTTTTGTTGTGATTGTGAATTTGTGCCCCCTCTTTGTGCCCCCTTTGAGTCTGACAAGAGGTTTGGGACTAATATTAGGCGACATTCCGTAGACGTGGATTAAAAGATGAGGAGCGCGGGACGGAAGGGCATCCATGAGCGTTCAAGTCATATCAGTTCAGTTAGGTTTGAAAAGGGAAAGCGATTGGGCACGAAAGAAAAAAACCCTGCGAGCATTCACTTGCAGGGGTTCAATATATCAGGTCAAAAGGGTCAGCTGCGGTACTTCTTGCGAAGGCCGACAAGGCCGACCAGGCCGGAACCGAGCAGCCAGACAGCGCCCGGAATCGGAGTGGCTGCCGGGGGGGCCGGGTTTGCCTCGAAATCGGAGAATGAGACACTCGCGAAACCGTTCGCGTCAGCACCAGCGGAGAAGCCGATGGTGATGTAGTCGCCCGCCAGGCCGAGGGCGCCGAGGTCGAGGACGTCCAACACATTGAAGACACCGTCCGCACCAGCCCAGGAAGTCGTCAGTTGAAGTCCCACTTTTTCGAGTTTGAGGGAACCTGAAAATTCATCGGGGAGAGGCAACGGAGCCTGATTTCCGCCGGCTATCGGCCCACCGGCACCCGTCTGTTCGTTGTAATATGCGGTTGCAAAGCCACGAAGAGATGCCTCAGGATCGGCAAAGTTGTGGTAGATGCCTGCATAAATACCAACACCGGCATTGTTGTCACCAGTCTGGGCATCCAAAGGCTCGCCTGCCAGATTCCAACCCATTTCAAGACCAAAATGCCCCTGAGCGAGAAAAAGATTGCTGTAACTGATCTGGGCCGTGAAGTTCAGGTTCTGGGCGGACACGCCGGGTTGCATGATCGCATACCCAAGGTCACCGCCCGCTTCCTCTGTAGGCCCGGCTGCGACGGCAAATCCGTTGGGCTCACCGTTGGTGCCGAATTGGAGCGTCGTCCCGCCAAGCGGGTTTCCCCAATCATCGTAATGGAGATTGTATCCCATTGTGTTGTAAAATGTGCTGGCAAATGCCGCTGGAGCAGCAAAGGCGACGATGAGCAATGCGATCACCAGAATCTGAAACCGTTTAAGCATACGAGCCCTCCTTCTTGAATTTGAACCGCATTGTACCGAAAAGCAAAATTCATTCCATCTCCGATAGGCGTTGGCCTGCAACGACTTCAGGAACTGCCGCCAGTTTTGTCTGATAAAACTATACATTTCTATAGCTATCTTTGTCCGTGTTTCCCGGACGAGCTCGGTCTTATTCGACACATTATCACAACAAAAGCATGGCGGCGTTACGTATGTCGGCTCACCCCACCTCTTTTTATTTCCTGCATGGATCAGGGTAATCAATGTGTCCGGAATTTTCAGAATGAAATTACGGCGTTCCCGGTTTTGTGGGCAACTTGTCGACATCCTTACTTATGAATGTTTTTTGCAACAAGCCAATATAGTTTGCAATTTCTTCAGGGGGAAACATGAAAAGGTTAGTTGTCTTGTTTTTTGTGGCTCTATTCGTCGTGGTTGCGAGCTACTCGGCTCAGGCGGCCACGTTTTCACTGGTCGACACTTGGGGGGGCAGTGTCTGGGACGCCAACAAAACCCAGGCGAATACCGATGACGATCTCATGTGTTGGGCTGCGGCCGTTTCCAACATGTTGACCTGGACGAATTGGAGTGCCCCCTACGCAAGCAACAACTCTGATGCGGTGTTCAGCTATTATCAATCGCAATTCACCGATGTCGGTGGCAATATGTACATAGGTGCGGATTGGTGGTTCGATGGGACGAACAACAAGCAGGGCGTGTCCGGCTGGTCCCAGGACGAGGACCCAAACGATGGCGGTGGTGGATTTTATCCCTCTCTCGACATCGATGCTTACTACTCTTTTTTCTCGATGAATTCATATGAGTCGGATGGCAAAACTTTGTACTACAATGATCCGAACATGGCCATGAACACCGTTGCCTCATACATGGGCAGCGGGATGTCTGTCGGCCTGGGGCTCGGTGGCTCCGGTTCCCATGCGGTGACTGCCTGGGGGTACAGCATGGATGACACCGGCCTGTTTTCAAAGCTGTTCATTTCCGACAGCGATGATGGCGAGACCGGGCTTATGGAATACACTCTGACGCTTTTAGCCAGTGGCTATTGGGAGTTGACCGGATACGGCAGTGAGGGTGATTCCTGGTACATCACGGAAGTCCATGGTTTGGCAGCGAATCCCACGCCTATCCCCGGTGCTATCTGGCTGCTGGGGTCGGGTCTACTCGGTTTAGCCGGTATTCGTAGACGATTTTTGGCCTAGTGTAGTTTGT belongs to Pseudodesulfovibrio portus and includes:
- the mtnA gene encoding S-methyl-5-thioribose-1-phosphate isomerase, whose product is MTEHIQYSPEKDALILLDQRYLPNREDWFECRTTDDICFALVVMVVRGAPAIGVTAAYGCYLAGREVQSMDGDWKANLQAKLDQIHDARPTAVNLRWAVREMRRVWDEAGDVSLEELLGIWLERAKEIHRDDIEMCELIGKFGGELMDDGDTIMTHCNAGALATAGYGTALGVVRGAIDQGKKVSVIANETRPFLQGARLTAYELHKDGIPVKVACDNACALLMKRGLVDKVVVGADRITANGDAVNKIGTFGVAIIAKRFNIPFYVAAPQYTIDIETPTGDDVPIEDRDPREVTHIGDHRIPPEGVEVYNLAFDPTPNELIAGIITEKGVLYPPYTESIRKLFEDS
- a CDS encoding methyl-accepting chemotaxis protein, whose amino-acid sequence is MEFKSINTAVTLLIAVIIAATVVSGVWWVGGNTAQTVIEGEKQAMNNMVEQSMTALDDYILQTGAMARMIASQQVVIDALGGHDALGADWMFQDLLDTTEGYWAAFCFDTNGNVVAGYNAKGDRMAGADRSSREYVKAILSGKTENYLSDNILVSKSGGGILIFAAAAVVHDHNGDIIGGVGIFPKWEHFTSRFIDPFRVAENGYGFMLDGKGRIIAHAVNKELYLKDLSEYDFVQTALKNENGGTWYDWQGRKKYMVFETMPATGWVMVMSAYEDDMEAAALTQRNTLMVGGAAVALLLIGVMVFSIRKLVTTPVKNILGYASEVARGDLQATLEGKYRYEFRGLARQIEAMVRELKNKLGFSEGVLNGLALPCSLIGPDHKLLWTNQYMLDLIEHEGAPEDYVGYGSGQFYYNDPDRETLSDRAIRDRQQLETEVEYTTPNGHVKNVQVVATPFYDMDDNLLGSLAVWIDVTEIRNQQKQIEEQNERISSAATEAEEVSQRLSSAAEELSAQIEQAKTGSDTQRHRAQETSTAMEQMNSTVLEVARNAGSAAEEADTAKRNAQDGEEIVSQVIGAVGDVQVQADNLKVSMEELGRQAADIGKILEVISDIADQTNLLALNAAIEAARAGEAGRGFAVVADEVRKLAEKTMTATSEVGGAITKIQNMTQENVVATENAVSSVSRSTELANQSGQALAEIVGRIEAAADQVRAIATAAEEQSATSEEINRATDEINQIALEASQVMDQATSAIQEVAAMASRLNAIIESMGGS
- the der gene encoding ribosome biogenesis GTPase Der, coding for MLPIVALVGRPNVGKSTLFNRFLRKSRAITHDMPGVTRDRIYGECVMGDVRFDLVDTGGMVLESEATPELSKDFEDEIFEQAREAIEEADGIIFVVDGKEGLTPLDRQAAEYVRKSGKPVFMLINKVDGSEFAPQMTAEFHEMGIEQMPVSAAHGYNLHEVRDYVRRFVLDLGIPEETEEDRVEAGLKLTMLGRPNAGKSSIINAVIGRDRLIVSDVAGTTRDSIDVTFEKKGKRYTFVDTAGVRKRANIQDHLEKISVIRALKNSKRSDVTVLTIDITLGVGRQDKRLIEFLAKEKTPFIVVVNKCDLIPKSETNKALEAFRRELRVIPHVPVVMTSAQKGVGIGKLLPLAETLRRECEIRIGTGALNRALAAVLEKLQPPVVKRRRPKFYYVTQADEPIPTFVFFCNDHTLVKQSYVRYLENQFRKLLGISAAPVNIVFRSSHDNKEWEKARGISSIGKRGPGRERIGGAKTRRHETKYKALKRRRRKEAESEAGKGKAKKGNKGDRH